One Symphalangus syndactylus isolate Jambi chromosome 10, NHGRI_mSymSyn1-v2.1_pri, whole genome shotgun sequence genomic region harbors:
- the LOC129492058 gene encoding protein MANBAL-like yields the protein MASDLDFSPPEVPEPTFLENLLWYGLFLGAIFQFICVLAIIIPIPKSHEVEAEPSELRSAEVMRKPKATVSSVNKRPKKETKKKR from the coding sequence ATGGCCTCTGACTTAGACTTCTCACCTCCAGAGGTGCCTGAGCCCACTTTCCTGGAGAACCTGCTATGGTACGGACTCTTCCTAGGAGCCATCTTCCAGTTCATCTGTGTGCTGGCCATCATCATACCCATTCCCAAGTCCCACGAGGTGGAAGCTGAACCGTCTGAGCTCAGAAGTGCTGAGGTGATGAGGAAGCCCAAGGCTACTGTTTCTTCTGTGAACAAGAGGCCCAAGAAAGAGACCAAGAAGAAGCGGTAG